ATGAACCAAACACTAATTAAGATTTTACTAACACAAATCAGAGCGAAATATGAGGTAACAACGAAGAGGAAGTTTTATCAACCCTAATTTTCACACCTCTACACTCATTGCATTATTATGCCACAACTTAACCCAATTATAAAACTTTCCTCATTAAATCAACAACCAAAATTAGATTCACAATACCAGGTGAATAATTCGAACAACGGGTACTAAAATTCAACAAATTAACTAAAAATCATACCATTAACTCCCTTTTCTTCTAGCCTCTAACAATACAAATATATTTGAACACAAATTAGACCCTAATTTTCAAGTTAATATATTCGAAAACCAAGATTTACCATAATTTAGAgcacaaatgtttttaaaaagagtaaactgccattttggtcccttaggtttggtcacttttgccattttagtccaaaactcaaatcttttaaatttggatccctgtggtttcacttttattgccattttggtccaaaaatgaaatcacttgatatttggctaataaaatcctgttattttgtctttttcctcaggGTAAAATTGTCAATATAAATTTATTATAAtacattattaattaaattaattaaattaaatatccTCCTTGaccatttaatttaattaatttaagcGTGTGTTCACCACCACCGTCAAAAAGAGAGGAACTTCCCAGAACCATCTTCCCCTAAAGTCACCTACATTGGTCAAGTTAGAGTTAGAAGCAATAAGAAAAATGCCAAAAAGATCAAAACTTTATCAAGAAAACATAGTGCTGAATCAGCTGATGATGTTAGTTTTAGAAAATTTGATCATACCCTTGATGGGCTTCCTTCAAAACGTCATAAACATAAAGAAAGTTTGAATCTTGGATCAAAGGGTGCTCAAAATGACCATCAAGATCAAGAATGTTCACAGGTGCAGAGGAAATGGGTGCATTTTCCAGTGACTGTTTGTGATGCTTTGAGAGCGTTTGGATCAGAGTTCAGTTGCTTGTTTCCTTGCCGAAGAGAAGAGAAAACAACGATCGCACGGTGGCTGGTGGCAGTGCAGGACGGTGGAAAAGATATTGAATTGGTTATTGGAGAtgaagaacaagatgatgatgatggagaAAGTGTTGGGAAAAGGAGACATGTGTTTGATGATTTGCAGATTGTTGGTGATAGAATTGAAGGGTATAAAGATGAAGCAAGAGTGAGTGTTTGTGTGCCACCAAAGAATGCTTTGTTGTTGAGTAGATCTGATCCCATGAAAATTTAAGGTATTAGTAGATCTTATGAACCAAATGTTGAGAAaactgatgaagaagatgaacctTTTGACAATGAAGATAAAATCAAAGAAGATTTGGAAGAAAATCTTAAAGTGGGGCAGAAGAAAGTCATGATCTTGGATCATGATCAAGAAATTGTTAATGTGCAACAAGATGAAGGTATAAAGATCAagaaattaattaatttaattaataatgtgttataataaatttatattgaccattttgcccctgaggaaaaggacaaaataacaggattttattagccaaatatcaggtgatttcatttttggaccaaatgacaataaaagtgaaaccacagggactcagatttaaaaggtttgagttttggactaaagtgacaaaagtgaccaaacttcagggaccaaaatggcagtttactcttttaaaaaataaacaaaaaaagattaaaaatgaaCTTTTTAAGCACTCAAAAACACAATCAGCAAAAAATACCAAAACCTGATCCATAAAAGATGCAGGCAATGAGGTATGCAACAACAAATTGCATATGCAATTATCAATTCAGAAAGATAAATTTAAAAGGTTTACTCAACACAATTGACATATAATCATGCATTAAATTAAAACCGATGAAACATACCTTTCAAGGGTCATTTGCAGTCTCCTTGACTGTCTTTTTAACATCAGGGGACGCTAAGAACCATCATCACCACCCCCTCTCTCATCATGATCACTCCCTCTCTCTTTCTCTATCGTGCTCTCACTCTACACGCATTCTCTCCCTTCTGCTGCTACTCTTCTTTTAAACCCTGAAACGACACATATTTTGCAGTAAAAGCAGAAAATGAGGAAGGAAAAAGAGGACACCATGGATCAAACCAGTGTGAGTTAAGCATTCAAACAACCACATAACTACTTTACCGTACACAATAACATGCTGAATCAGGAAGAGAATCTATACTTATACCTCATCGTTACTACTAACCTTCCTCATGTCCTTTAACTCAACATTGAACCTCCCCTATAAACAAATAACTAGTTGTAGGACCCGTGTGACCACACGGGTAGGTTTAATAACcataaaaatagattataataCATCATTGAAATTGTTTGTAGTTAGTTACAtatctttataaaacaatgttaaaGACAATATGTGTTAGGACATAAAAAATTTATTACTGTGTTACGAAAAAATTATTAGTtcatgtttgatatagaaattaGCTAACTAATTGATAATATGTTGTCTAAAATGAAAGCATGACCTAATTTTATGTTGTCTAATAATTAAAACATTACCTACTCTAAATAACCAAATGTTATTGAACAATAAAATAAAGCCCTTATATTTGATCCAATTAATATTAATAATGGGTTAGATTTTGAAGGCCCATTAAAACCCTTATATCAAATACGGCCCCAAATTCTAATCACTCTTCTACCGCTCCATCTCCATCTCTTTTCTTCAAAGAGCGACAACGAAACCACAGGGAGTGTTCAAGATTTTCACTTATCAGCAAAAGGTAATATAAAACGTATTGATTCGATTTTGTTCTTCTGAAATCTTTGCttcatataattttatataccacgCTTGTATGTTTGATTTTTGATCAAAGGTTTGTAGTTCTATATCAACTGTAATTTGTGATcatatttgtttatttgttttgttaTATTTCAGATTCCATCATATGAATGTTCGTATTGTTGTTCGATTGAGGTTTATACTTTTGTATTGATGTTCGATTGAGGTTTATATATTTAGGGCTATGTAAAAAATGATTGTTTATCATTTCTTATATAAAGATTTTTTTAAGATTATGATGTTTAGCATAGTTTCAGTTGGTGTTCTTGACAGATTTTATCAGATTATAATGTTTAGTATAGTTTCAATTTGTAGATCTTGATGTGTTATACTTCTGTTTTTCATATAAAGATTTTATAAGATTATGATTTTTAGTATAGTTATATAATTTTAGTCTTTCATAGATTGAATTATAATATTTTGGATGTTTCACATGTTATGTATGTTCATATGTTGATTACTTATGGTAGTTTAGATGATACATTTGTATTTGGAGTTGAAGTTTAATGATAGATTTTTACCGATTTATATTTGGAGTTGAAGTTTAATGATAGATTTTTACCGAGTCACATTGTCCCATAATTTATGTGCACCAAGAAACTTATATGGATTTAACTTGTCACCCAGCCACAACACATCAGAACTCTCAGAAAACTACATGGTTTCTAACCATTCTTATCTTGGTTTTATTAGGAATTCGTTGGGCCCCTTAGGAACATCATAATTTATATGGATTTAAATACTACATATTTTTTAATCATCCTTATCTTGGTTTTACCAATCTATTGGTTACTACAATGAAGTTACTATAACGCGATTAACCCGATTTATATTTGGAGTTGAAGTTTAATGATAGATTTTTAGCGAGTCACATTGTCCCATTATTTATGTGCATAAAGAAACTTATATAGATTTAACTATTACATGTTTTCTAACCATCCTTGTCTTGGTTTTATTAGGAATTCGTTCGTCCGCTTAGGAACAGGCTTTCCAATTTATCAATCTATTGGTTCCTACATTACTTTATAAAAGGGTAGGTTAATATTTATGAATTATATCCTATCATAACGAAAATTGATTTAACTCAAAGAATATAACTTCTTTCACATAATTTGTGGATATTAACAATTTCTTTGTAATGCGGTTATAAAGTAAACATACATTCAAACAATATATTAAAAAAGTAGAATTTAGACTACGCCAAACTAATTTACACATCTCGTATACTATATTGCACAAATCAAAACACACATTATAAGCAAAGATTATATTTCCCAGCAAAAAACATAGTTTATAATACCAAAAAGTAAACCACATAACGGTTTACCACATCTTCCAAGTTCATAAATTACCAACATCTAAAACATACAAAACAACTGTTTCAGTAGTTTAACACTTACCAACGACAACCCAACTTCAAACAACCACATACTTAAGTACATACCAAAAACATAGGTTTGCTTAAACATCAAAATATAAGGACGTGAAAGGAGCTAAGTGTTAAGCCCAGATGGCTTCTTCCGGTTCCTTTTATTGTTAGAAGATAGTTCCCCAACATTTTGACCTTCCACGTCCTACAACGAACGTTTACCATTAGGACTGGTGTCCGAATCCTTCTCGGCTTCGACAACGGAAGAGTCGGCCGTAACAGATACAACATCCTTCAATTAAATCACAAAACAACTACTAAGGTATCAAATAATGTAATATAATCTACACTCAAGCGAAAACGAAAGTGTAAAATTCTTATTCACCTTTGAAATAGCAGTACCGGCCATCTGTGAGGATTCAGATAATTGAACAGCTTTGAATTCTGAACCTTCTTGACTAAACACCTAATatcaaaatattaccaaaaaggGAATTCACCTAAGATATTTAAACTACAAAAATTGGAAAGCAAAAAATAAACCAACATAAGATATACAAAAAGTCTTACCTCATCAGCAACCTCAAGAGCATTTACATTACCAGCAACCAATTCAGCGATTATGTCCGGATCATCACATACTTTTTGGATAGTGTAGACGTGGTAGTCATGGTTAAGGTTGTAATCAGAAACTTCAATTTTAAACGCCGACTTCTTTTCGACCAACCGAGATATTTCATGGGGAAAAGTTTCAGGATCATTGACCTTCACTTGGCGTTCCCTTATATCATTCGCAGTTGAACCAATAAGCTTCATTACATCTTTATCAAACATCACAAAAGAAACGCTGCCAGTTTCATCTTGCACTCTCAAATGTACTTTGAACCTGTAATAAATGTCAACTAAATTACAGTCCGAACATAGCAGTTGTGGACATAAAAAGATCGGACGTTAATTTACTTTATGGTTTTCGATGTGCATTTTTTATAGCATTTCGGATAAACCAATGAAGTAGGTGACAGATTCATGACCTCATCAGAAATGGTTTTAGCATATTGTAAGTACTCAGTTTTGGTCAACACCTTCTTGTTACAGTCTCGACATGCCGGATAAAACCAGCCATagttttgttgaacaattttgATCGTTGCAACTACCACACATGACATTACCTACGATATCACCGATAAAGCTTTATTAACATGCTCAATTgataaaacatagaaaacattAACAAAATGAAATGCCTATGAATGTATATAGAATTATTCATACGCTTTCAATCTCAATAATTTCATCAACATGTCTCTTAGGAGTCTCAATTAGAAATTCTTGACGGACTGGAAATACACTCTGAGATGAAAGTATGGTTTGAGAAGAAGAAGCACCAGCTTCAAATTGTTTCAGTAAAAgactataaaaataaaaatagaattaGCGTTAATACTCACACTTAtgttaataaaaatatgaaaaatatgaaatataaatcAGTGATAGTACCTCCTACGAAGTTCATTAACCTCGTCAATTTCTTGGTTGAGAAATAGACGACATCCAAACTTATCATTCTAAATAGTATATTGTCCTGCAAGAAACAATATACATATCCAACAATTCATTACAAATGactacaaaaataaaaaaaaatgttctTAAAAAATGTAATAAATGGCATATTGGAAAAACTAAACTAAATAAATCAGTCAAATATAAATTATCCTACCACTTCTTAATCATCGCATGCTGAATGACAGCCATCACAGTCTCATTCGGAGAGTTTTGAGACAAAAAATCATTAAATTCTTGTGCATACCATTCCACAAAGTACAACGGACTACTTCTCCCCTAAAAGAAACAGATAAAAAAAAAGCATTAAAAGTTCAAACAATCATTTACTATGAATATTGTATATGATTTACTAATCATTTACATTAAATAATGACAATGATTTACTATGAATATACCATTAAATGCAATGAAAAATCTTATATATAAAATAACCTAATCATTGCTATTGTATTAAATAAGAACAATCATTTAATGAATCTTCAGTACATTAAATACAATCATAACACACAAACAAATTTATATAAATGGCAAAGTAGAATTTACTGGAACTCTTGAAGATCCAAGTTCATCTTTTTTCTTTCGTTAGGAAAGATTTCCATATCTCCACACCAGACAACAATTCCAGTAACATCTAAAATGGTAAACATATCAACAGTAATCGGATTCGAAAGGGAGGCAAAATATATATCAGACTATCAGAAACAGACATACCGACAGTGAGCAGATTCTTTCCTTCTCCTTTAAGAATGTCTGAATGTTTAACAAAAATTAAATCCGTAATCAACACCTTGCCAACCATTCGCACGTGTAACAACCGTACACCGGTAAAGTTAATCTTATAACCATGGTTAACAACTTTGTAGGCATCGGTGTTTTCTCCAACACCAAATCTGGAGAGAATAACAACTTCGTCCTCATGAAGCTGTGAGATAAACACAGGTATCAATGGAGCCTTAATCCCTGCCTGAATCTTACGGTCCTGACAAATAAGTGAAACCACATACtttagaaacaaacaaacagtacctcaaaaaaatataaaagataCTCAGCTATGATAATATATGAAGGATCAATAACCAACTAATATTCATATTTGTTTCATTATGCCTAACCCTATAACAAAGAAAGAAACAGTAACTATCTATAAAGGATCAAAAACCAAGCAAAATATTAGTCTTTTTATCATTATAACTAACCCTAAATTACACAAAACAGAAAATACATAACCATGTAACTTTAATTACACAAACCTAAATTACAAAAAACACTTTCAAAACATAAACAATATTCGTCTTTGTTTCACTATGTCTAACcctaaaacaaacaaacaaacaaacagtaaATTGATAAAAAACGAACCAAACAAATATTCATCTTTGTTTCTTTATATCTAACCCTAAATTATCAAGGAtccaaaaaacaaacaaaaaaccaTCTTTGTTTCTTTAAACAAAGAAACAAACACTAAACTCACAATAATCATCTATTAATCATCTATTTCGgatgaaaaaacaaacaaacaaatattcATCTTTGTTTCTTTATATCTAACCCTAAATTATAAAGGAtccaaaaaacaaacaaaaaacaacctttctttctttaaacaaacaaacaaacagtaaGTTTACAATAATCATCTATTAATCATCTATTTCTgatgaaaaaacaaacaaacaaatattcatctttgtttctttaaatctaaccctaaattacacaaaacaaaaaatatataagcGTATAACTAAAAAGCCTAAATTACACAAAACTCAAAACACAACCATAAATCATACAACCACCTCCGAGAAACAAAACTCAAACTCAAAATGataaaaagagtaaaaaaggACAAATGCTTGACAAATACTAATACCTTCTCATCGAGCAAGATCAGGTCCATCCGAAAGGACTGAACCCATTCCGGATGATTCGACACTTGAGATTCCACATATCTTTGGACGGATTCAAATCATCAATGAAACTGAGTGACAAAGATGGTGGTTCACCGACAGATTTCTTGCCGGATGACATGGTTTGTATAGAAGATGAGGAGATTTGGAAATGAGAAGAAAGAGTGAAATGGAATCGCCTGGAAGTTTAAATGAGAAGAAAGtgtgaagaagaaaaagagagacTTGAGATATGATTACTTCTTACAGGTGCATTAAATGCCAATTTCTTCTCCCCATGCATTTCAAAATTCCCTCCTAAACAAAACCATTTTATCCTAATAATAAAATCAGATTGTATAATTTAGatagatttatatatatatatataaatattgaAAACGAATTTATGACATCAGCATGTACATGTGGCATAGCTTAGGAGTTGACACATAGGCAGTTTTACATAAGCGAAAGTTCTCTTATTATAGATAGTATAGATGTACAGATgactaattaaaacaaaaaaatgacAATTAATGTATAACTACTTAGTATTCTTACCTTTCTCTTCTTATATGTTGAAGATGCCAGCCTCTTACTCTTCTTACTGATCCATCAACAATAACACAAAATAGCAAACCAAGTACATTTAGTTATGTAAAATCAATTAAAAAATAAATGCATTTGAAAGAATGAAAATTATGAGATAAGTACCTTCTCTTACCGCTGAACTATATTGAAGAGAACCACAACCTCTTCTTCTTATTGACTGTAGAGAAGCACATCCTCTTCTTCTTGTTCATTAGAGATATGCACAGCCACTTCTCGTTGTTCCGACTACCCTAAAAATTATGATACCTAAATCCACAAATCACAAGTAAAACcctaaaaattaactaaattaatattaatatccAAATAACACACCAATCTGAAACATAATTCATCAGTTTTGATTTAAAAGCGACACTATGAAACATAAAAGCACTAATCACAAACAAACATCACAGATCAACAAATAAAATCAAAAGAATATCTAAATCTAACATTGTTGAATCAAAATACAATAGTAAACGTATAATTTACTAAGTTTCTTACCAGCAGATTAGAGGCAAC
The Helianthus annuus cultivar XRQ/B chromosome 6, HanXRQr2.0-SUNRISE, whole genome shotgun sequence genome window above contains:
- the LOC110866028 gene encoding uncharacterized protein LOC110866028 isoform X2 codes for the protein MAGFIRHVETVTRRFKVHLRVQDETGSVSFVMFDKDVMKLIGSTANDIRERQVKVNDPETFPHEISRLVEKKSAFKIEVSDYNLNHDYHVYTIQKVCDDPDIIAELVAGNVNALEVADEVFSQEGSEFKAVQLSESSQMAGTAISKDVVSVTADSSVVEAEKDSDTSPNGKRSL
- the LOC110866028 gene encoding replication protein A 70 kDa DNA-binding subunit B-like isoform X1 produces the protein MSCVVVATIKIVQQNYGWFYPACRDCNKKVLTKTEYLQYAKTISDEVMNLSPTSLVYPKCYKKCTSKTIKFKVHLRVQDETGSVSFVMFDKDVMKLIGSTANDIRERQVKVNDPETFPHEISRLVEKKSAFKIEVSDYNLNHDYHVYTIQKVCDDPDIIAELVAGNVNALEVADEVFSQEGSEFKAVQLSESSQMAGTAISKDVVSVTADSSVVEAEKDSDTSPNGKRSL